Within Mustelus asterias unplaced genomic scaffold, sMusAst1.hap1.1 HAP1_SCAFFOLD_342, whole genome shotgun sequence, the genomic segment TTCCAGGTACAAGAATGTTGTCACAGAATTTATTAATTGTAATAAGTATAAAATCACAATATTTAAACACAGTGGATCAGTCCACTCACTCTGGAACACCAGCTCTCGGCTTCTGAGTGACTGTAGCTGTCGGCTGTTCTGTTGACCAAAGTCTATCTTCTTACTTCATGTTGTGTTGTGTTGCGCACCGAGCTCCGGAAAATTGTCACTCATTAACCCTCGCTCACAACTATCTCTGTGCGGTATTCGCTCATTCAGCTTTGTCGCTCGTCTGCTGTGGTTCTGATTGGCCTCAGCAGCACATGATCAATCCCTGATTGATAAAATGGTGCATGATCAATGTTTGATTGGTCCCTGAAGGATATTGGTCATCTTGCTGATGTCACTTCTCattaactcatagaaatcatcgaatccctacagtgcagaaggaggccatttggcccatcgagtctgctctgaccacaatcccacccaggacctatccccgtaaccccacttatttacccaactaattcccctgacactaagaggcaatttaacacagccattcaatctagcctgcacatctttggagtgtgggaggaaaccggagcacctgaagaaaacccacgcagacacggggagaatgtgcaaactccacacagttgctcaaggccggaattgaacccgggttcctggtgttgtgaggcagcagtgctaatcactgtgtcaccgtgctgcccgggtCACCTTGCTGATATCACTTCCCATTAACTCCTAACTGAGTTAATCCAGGATCTCAGTCACTTGCAGCAACATCCTTTTCTTTATTGCTTTTCTCTGCTGCTGTAGTAAGTTCAAAGCTTTTCCACTGAGATAACAAGGCAGCACAAGGTCATTTGTGTGTCTGCTTCCCTGTAATAAAAGGACGTGTGGTGTCACTTCCTAATGATTGATGTTCGTCAGGCTCATCGACCGAACTGATACATctgaggtgtgatgtttcatttctTAGTGACTGCCGACGCCTGAAGCAAGTTACTTAAAGACAAATAACTAAAAGTACAAGAGATACACAAACTTAAACTAATACAGCAATTACTacagaacatagaaaatctacaCAGAAAGGTGACAGGTGTGCTAAAGCTCAGGAAGCAACATACACATTATAAAATACCATTTTCTATTCATACATTAACATGTTCATAAGAAATAAAAGTTGCAGAAAATACATCACAACATCACCATGACTGAAGCCAATAATCAAACCCACACTAATCTGTGTGTATGTTGAAGGAAAGTGACTATTTCTCTTTAAGTTAAAAAGCGAATACAATTTAAGACAGCATTTCTCCAGAATTGACTTCCACAATTAATTACAAGAAGCTTCACGTGTACCCTCTAATCCTGCCATCaaatgtggatcatttcagtggaaatgtgctctcccaggctcaaagatcatcagccactggaagcaaagttgtgggaccggccagtccagcagaaagaaactctCCGACACTCCCACTTCacctactgtcagaatgaacatggttcagtcctggatgtgattaacagcggcaataacagcagaatccaaccactgttatcatttgtgaactcgctggtgtctctgcaggttgcataacaatgtgaatcccttcccacacatggagcaggtgaacggtctctccccggtgtgaactcgctggtgtttcatcaCGGTTGCTGAATGTTTGAATccccttccacacacacagcagttgaatggcttcttctcagtgtgaactcgctggtgtgtcagcaggtttgatgaatcactgaatcctctcccacactcagagcaggtgaatggcttttcccctgtgtggacccgctggtgtgtcagcaagtgggatgactgaatgaatccctttccacagtcagagcaattgAACGGTCTGTCtctagtgtgaactcgctggtgtgtcagtagTGTGGATGAATTACTGAATACTTTTCCGcaaacagggcaggtgaatggcttctccccagtgtgaactcgctggtgtgccagcagatgggatgattgaatgaatcccttcccacagtcagagcaggtgaatggtctctccccactgtgaattcgctggtgtctccgcagtgtggctaaatcactaaatcccttcccacactcagaacaggcgaatggcctctccccggtgtgaactctctggtgtgtaaGCAGAAGGGAGAATtgactaaatcccttcccacaaagagagcaggtgaatggtctctccccagtgtgactgcgtcgatgagtttccagctttgatgggtaattgaatcccttcccacagtccccacatttccaccgtttctccatggtgcgggtgtccttgtgactctgctGGTTTCACGATctgctgaagcctcgtccacacacagaacacaattaatttctctccctgatgtgaatgGTGCAATGTTTTTTCAGACtgtgttaaagctctttccacagtccgtgcactggaacacgctcactcaggtgtgtgtgtgtttcagtgcttTTCCAGGCACACTGATATTTAAGATCTCCTGAAAAAGACAGAACAGACAAAAATTTATCCTTCTAAATTGAAagactgatgatattcaggttccgATAAATAGAGTGAATTTGTGAGATCTGAGTGTGACATTTGGTTTGATATTTCTGCCTGCAAATCTTCACCTtcagatatcctgtaaaaggagtttacaaaatgcatcactgtcagtacaggatagaaattcagaacagacaattctagtttctatggaacattccttcctctctcattcctgtaaatctccatcccacacactctccctccattctcactctgctgtatctaatattcaccctcccaattctcctgaaggtgctgattgaggctgattgacagatccatgttcACTGCTTCCAGAACTAAGAGACTTTTACCAAGAGTCAGGATGGACGTGTGTGGCTGAAAGGACCCCTTTGCTgtaatgactctataactggaaGTATATAACATAGGTACAGAACAATATTACAAGAATAGAAATAAGAATAAATTACTTCAttgcagaaccataaataatttaTCTCATCTGTGACAAAAAAATCACGAgatatatctctgtcctatactaatttactgtccccttaaatgtcagccatctcctggggaaagcagccctttaattctgaacattaggaaagagaacaTCCTCTTAACCAagcaaatcaatgtgtcaagctgagggagcaaagaacgtcaatgtctttaagagagggagagagacctgggccaacctttccagagtctgcaccctctctggattcacttcatagaatcatacaatcctatagtgtagaaggaggccattcgtcccatcgagtctgcaccaaccacaatcccactcgggccctatccccgtaactctgtgcatttaccctaacttgtccccctggcactaaggggcaatttaacatggccaatccacctgacccgcacatcttttggaccgtgggaggaaaccggagcacccgggagaaacccacatggggagagaacatgcaaagtccacacagacagtgactcaaaacaGGAATTtaacccaagtccctgacgctgtgaggcagcagtgctaaccactgtgccaccatgccatcctaaaGTCTActacacctggtattcccaggaggTCTCCTATTCAAGTAcgaaccaggcctgagtctgcttagcttccgaggtcAGGCGTTTTCAGACTGGTATTGCCGTAGGCATTGGCTGATCCTTTTCACTTCCTTGAGTCTGTcgaaagctcaatcttcattcagacagagagcagcagcagctttgctgggcaggaatgagcagctgaaccagagtccttccggtcctccagagttcccattggtcaatcccctgcagacagacaatgaggggcggagcccctcgtgggggtgggcgggactttgccctccagccgcgctgagctgttgtccaTTGGAAAAGGCTGGAAGATCCGGACAGACAGTGGTCAGTGCGCCGGctttgtcccgggccccgccccacacTCGCACATGCGCATTCCTCCTAAAAACCCACACATGCGCACTTTTGATTCACTGCTCCTCACCAGCTCTGGCCAATGGGAagaattggaggaccggaaggattctggtcctccagccaatcagagcgcgggcctTGTGTgattgaagattgagcttcaggcagattcaaacttcctcctgtttcAATTAAGTGCAAGCAATtaagagcgttagactgaagatctaaagatccctggttcaatcccgggtttcagCAGGGCCCCTTTGCTGGCTTTCTGTGCTATCTGCAAATTGGCACTGCATTCCtttaaagaggccaacatctgtgagtaaaacactttcttttctccccctttccatttcttttctcattctgggggaaattggggacttgcagcaactgaagagaaaggaagtgaatccagggagggtgcagactctggaaaggttggcccaggtctctctctctcttaaagacattgatatagaaacatagaagataggagcaggaggaggccatttggccctttgagcctgctccgccattcattacaatcatggctaatcatccaactcaatagcctaatcctgctttttccccataacctttgatcccattcgctccaagtgctttatccagccgcctcttgaatacattcaatgttttggcatcaaacacttcctgtggtaataaattccacagggtcactattctttgggtgaagaaatgtctcctcaaatccgtcctaaatggtctgccctgaatcctcagactgtgacccccggttctggactccatcgggaacatcctccctgcatctatcctgtctcgacctgttagaattttataagtctctttgagactcccccctcattcatctgaactccaatgaaaacaattctaacccagtcagtctctcctcatacatcagtcccgcgattccctgaatcagcctggtgaacatcctttgctccctcagcttgacacatttatttgtctgtctaaaaggatggtctttttcctaatgttcacaattaaagggcagctttccccaggagaaggctgacatttaaggagacagtaaattaatataggacagagatatgtctagtgttattataaggtacccagattagatatattatttatgtttctgtagtaaaatacatttattatttcttgcattataatataatgctgcagcgatgttatacatttccagtcataaagtcattacagcacagaaggaatccattcggtaactcaagtccatgctgactctctgtataacattccagtcccattcccactcgatatccccattctcctgaaagtttatttccttcaagtgcccatccactttcatttttaaatagaatccatagatatggatggagagtTACAacattttgggaatgaaataggaaacaacattccatagaaactagaattgtctgctctgaatttctatcctatactgactgtgatgacttttgcaaactcatttcacaggattttgaacgaggaatcacaggcaaaaatctcaaccgtCACATCGAgaaagagtcatattccttgggatctgaatatcttgtaatatggaactgtagctacattatatatttccagacatctcttccctcagagggttgttagtcttttggatttctcttccacagggaccagtggaggctgaggatcattgaatatattccagttagacagatctttgactgacaacggtgtcaagggttatggggaacagacaagaagatggagcaaaagctaagatgtggggggatttcttcactcaaggatgtgggaaagctttggaattctcaacccctgaggacagtgaagcctcagtcatcaactattttcaagagagagattgattggtttctagatattgaagatatcaagggatatgggtttagtgtggggagaatgatgctgaggtagatgaacgaattatctcattgaatagtttaaaaggctcgatgagccaaatggccgactgcagctccgatttgttatggtctctgtgtccaggacaggaagcagtgagcatggatctgtcaatcagcctcaatcagcaccttcaggagaattgggagggtgaatattagatacagcagagtgagaatggagggagagtgtgtgggatggagattcacagctttttggggaatgagagaggaaagaatgttccatagaaactagaattgtctgttctgaatttctatcctgtactgacactgatgacttttgtaaactcattttacaggatattgaaagaggaatcacaggccgaaatctcaaacatcaCGTCGAGATCTGAcatagtcatattccttgggagctgaatatcatcggactttgaatctagaaggagaaatgattgtccagtctgttgatttgaaaagatttcaaacatcagtgtgactggaaaagcaccaacacacggccacacttgagtgagagtcttccagcgcactgactaaagagctttaaccagttacacagcctgaatcaatatcacaccattcacagcagggagagactgtactcgtgttgtgtgtgtggacgaggcttcaactgattgtccaccaaagagagcggcaaggacacctgcaccatggagaaaccgtcgaaatgtggggactgtgggaggaggtaCAGatccccatctctgctggaagcacatcggcgcagccacattggggagaggccatttacctgctctcagtgtggggagggattcgctcggtcatccagcctgcagatacaccagcgagttcacactggggagagaccattcacctgctctcagtgtgggaagggattcactcactcatcccacctgcggagacaccagcgagttcacactgaggagaggccattcacctgctctcagtgtgggaagggattcactcagtcatcccacctacagatacaccagcgagttcacactggggagaggccattcacctgctctcaatgtggggagggattcactcagtcatcccagctgcagatacaacagcgagttcacactggggagaggccattcacctgctctcagtgtgggaagggattcactcagtcatccagcctgcaggcacaccagcgagttcacactggggagagaccattcacctgctctcagtgtgggaagggatttacccgattatccaacctgcggacacaccagcgagttcacagtggggagaggccattcacctgtcctcagtgtgggaagggtttcactcagtcattcaacctgcaggcacaccagcgagttcacactggagagaagccattcacctgctctccgtgtgggaagggattcactctgtcatcccacctgcggagacaccagcgagttcacactggggagaggccattcacctgctctcagtgtgggaagggattcactcagtcatcccacctgcagatacaccagcgagttcacactggggagagaccattcacctgctctcaatgtggggagggattcactcagtcatcccagctgcagatacatcagcgagttcacactggggagaggccattcacctgctctcagtgtgggaagggattcactcagtcatccagcctgctgacacaccagcgagttcacactggggagaggccgttcacctgccctcagtgtgggaagggatttactcgattatccagcctgcagatacaccagcgagttcacactggggagaggccattcacctgctgtcagtgtgggaagggattctgtgattcatccaggctgctgaggcaccagcgagttcacactgtggagaggccattcacctgctctcagtgtgggaagggattcactcggtcctcccacctgcggatacaccagcgagttcacactggggagaggccattcagctgctctgtgtgtgagaaaagattcagtctttcatcccacctgctgagacaccaacaagttcacgagtgattccaggggttggattctgctgttattgtttctgctctcaattacatccaggactgcattttgttcattctcacagttggtcaatggggtgggtcggagggtttctttctgctggactggctggccTCATGaccttgcctccagtgggctgatgctctttgagtcgtGTTGCCAATACatagtttcaaatttcacacggatcacagagtgaccaggtgtgaggaagttcagagtcactatttttgtttgaaaccccctcaaatgcccatccaatttcctttgtaattgtttattgtctccacttcctccaccctcgtaggcagcgagttccaggtcattaccattcactgcatcagaatattcttcctcacatctctgcatctctgacccaaaaccataaatctgtgtccccctcatccttgtcccttcagcgaatgggaacagcttttctttgtccaccttatctaaacctgtcagaatcttgtccacctctatctaatctcccttcaacctcctttgctccaaggggaacaaccccagcctgacatcgacaataaagaacaaactaacagaatatgttaatacctgaaatcaaatgggaatgtttaatttctgttttaaagatattgtgaatatattgtcctggacaataaaggaattggaataactcaccttgggtgtggttgaatggaatatatcaatctggtatccacccacagtgagtgaaagtctggaatgtgtagctggaaatccctccctatgggtgtacttacacctcaggcattgtagcagttcaagaaggcagtgttggggttgaccatggccgaggtagctacatacagccacatattctgttatcattgaaggacagcagattgaatgtgaggcattatgggactggacaatcttgaccacattcctgtgactgctcagtttctgcaatcatgaaccattaaagctgcttagcagggccccgacagaggacctggtgagaatatttactcggaatgagttagaattaaactggggtggcacggtggcacagtggttagcactgctgcctcacagcgccagggacccaggtttgattcccagcttgggccactgtgtggagtttgcatattctccccgtgtcagtgtaggtttcctccgggtgctccggtttcctcccacagtccaaaaatgtgtgggttagatggattggccatgctaaattgccccttagtgtcagggggactagctagggtaaatgcatggggttatggggatagggtcggtgggattgtggttgttgcagacttgatgggctgaatggcctacttctgcactgtagagattctatgagattattgcaggaccggctggtgttcagcggctgagatacctGGAATCTGTAAAAAAGGGCTCTGACTAATCAACAAACGGGGGTAGGTAGCTGACTAAGAAGTTAAGAAGCATTCTCAGGCATGTTTAAATTACGTCACCTTTCTGCGtagatgttctatgttctgtaggAATTGTTGTATTCGTTTAAGTTTGTGTATCTCTTGTACTTTTAGTTATTTGTCTTTAAGTAACTTGttgttgagggggacgacctaccagtgataagccacggtgaccggatctccggcactgagtccgtccctgtggcttagaagggaaggggggagatcaggagagcaatagttattggggactcgatagagggacagataggaggttctgtggcagcgaaagagactcacggatggtatgttgcctcccgggtgccagggtccgtgaagtctcggaccgtgttttcaggatccttaagggggagggggaacagtcacaggtcgtggtacacatcggtaccaacgacataggtaagagaagggacggggatttaaaacaggaatttagggagctagggtggaagctgagagccaggacaaaccatgttgtcatctctggtttgatgccggtgccacgtgcgagcgagttgaggaacagggagagagtgcagataaatacGTTGCTGCAggaatggtgtaggagggagggtttcagttatatggataattggagcacattctgggaaaGGCGGGACCTGTATAAACAGGAtgatttgcacctgaaccagaggggcaccaatatcctgggagggaaatttgctacggctcttccggcgggggggggtttaaactaatttgccagggggatgggaaaacgagctgtagtccagaagcctgTGTTGAGTGtcgtgaggtactgaggagggtatcaaggtcgcaggagtgtactgacagacaggaaggtgggttgaagtgtgtctacttcaatgcaaggagcatctggaataaggtaggtgaacttggagcgtgattggtacttgggactacgatgttgtggccattacggagacatggttagaacagggacaggaatggttgttggaagttccgggatacagatgtttcagtaagagtagggaaggtggtaaaagaggtggaggagtagcattgttaatcaaggatagtttaacggctgcagaaaggcagttcgagggggatctgcctactgaggtaatatgggctgaagttagaaataggaaaggaatggtcacgttgttaggagttttctataggcccccaattagtaatagagatgtggaggaagaaattgcaaagcagattatagaTAGGtgcggaggtcacagggtagttgttatgggtgactttaactttccaaatattgattggaacctttataggtcgaatagttcggatggggcagtttttgtacagtgtgtgcaggagggtttcctgacacaatatgtggataggccgacaagaggtggggccacattgaacttggtactgggtagtgaaccgggccaagtgttagatttgtttgtgggagagcactttggagatagtgaccacaattcgatgtctttcattattgcaatggagagggatagggccatgcagcagggcaaggtttataattgggggaggggtaattaggcaggaattagggagcataagatgggaacagaaactgtcagggaaaggcacaaatgaaaagtggaacttgttcaaggaacaaacactgagtgtccttgataggtatgtccctatcaggcagggaggaaatggccgagtgagggaaccatggttcacaaaagaggttgaatgtcagtgtgtccgcctccaccaccttgcctggcagcgcattccaggcccccaccaccctctgtgtcaaatatgtccttctgaaatctgtgttaaaccttccccccttcaccttgaacctatgacccctcgtgaacgtcaccaccgacctggggaaaagcttcccaccgttcaccctatctatgcctttcataattttatacacctctattaagtctcccctcatcctccgtctttccagggagaacaaccccagtttacccaatctctcctcataactaagtccctccgtaccatgcaacatcctggtaaatctcctctgtactctctccaaagcctccacgtccttctggtagtgtggcgaccagaactggacgcagtattccaaatgcggccgaaccaacgttctatacatctgcaacatcaggccccaacttttatactctatgccccgtcctataaaggcaagcatgccatataccttcttcatcaccttctccacctgtgacgtcaccttcaaggatctgtggacttgcacacccaggtccctctgcgtatctacaccctttatggttctgccatttatcgtacagctcctccctacattatttctaccaaaatgcatcacttcgcattaatcaggattgaactccgtctgccatttctttgcccatatttccagcctatctatatccttctgtagcttctgacaatgctcctcactatctgcaagtcctgccaattttgtgtcgtcctcaaacttactgatcaccccagttacaccttcttccagatcgtttctataaatcacaaacagcagaggtcccaaacacagagccctgcggaacaccactagtcacagacatccagccggaaaaagacccttccactaccaccctctgtcttctgtgaccaagccagttctccacccatctagccacctccccctttatcccatgagatccaacctttttcaccagcctaccatgagggactttgtcaaatgcaaatataggagggatgtccgaggtaggttctttactcagagagtggttggggtgtggaatggactgcctgctgtgatagtggagtcagacactttaggaactttcaagcggttgttggataggcacatggagcacagcagaataatagggagtgggatagcttgatcttggtttcggacaaagctcggcacaacatcgaggaccgaagggcctgttctgtgctgcactgttctatgttctatgttcaggcgTCGGCAGTCACTAAGAAATGAAACATCCCACCTCAGATGTATCAGTTCGGTCGATGAGCCTGACGAACATCAATCATCAGGAAGTGACACCACACGTCCTTTTATTACAAGGAAGCAGACACACAAATTACCTTGTGCTGCCTTGTTATCTCAGTGGAAAAGCTTTAAACTTactacagcagcagggaaaagcaGTAAGGAAAAGGATGTTGCTGCAAGTGACTGAGATCCTGGATTAACTCAGTTAGGAGTTAATGGGAAGTGATATCAGCAAGGtgaccagggcagcacggtgacacagtggttagcactgctgcctcacaccaggaacgtgggttcaattccaacctcaggtgactgtgtgtgtgtgtggaatttgcacattctccctgtgtctgcgtgggtttcctctgggtgctccagtttcctcccacactccaaagatgtgtgggttaggttgattggctgtgctgaattgcctcttagtgtcgggggggggttagcaaggtaaatacatggggttatggggatagggtctggggtggtcgctgcagacttgatgggccgaatggcctccttctgcactgtagggattcgatgatttctatgagttaatGGGAAGTGACATCAGCAAGATGACCAATATCCTTCAGGGACCAATCAAACATTGATCATGCACCATTTTATCAATCAGGGATTGATCATGTGCTGCTGAGGCCAATCGGAACCACAGCAGATGAGCGACAAAGCTGAATGAGCGAATACCGCACAGAGATATTTGTGAGCCAGGGTTAATGAGCGACAATTTTCCGGAGCTCGGTGCGCAACACAACACAACATGAAGTAAGAAGATAGACTTTGGTCAACAGAACAGCCGACAGCCACAGTCAACCAGAAGCCGAGAGCTGGTGTTCCAGAGTGAGTGGACTGATCCACTGTGTTTAAATATTGTGATTTTGTACTTATTACAATTAATAAATTCTG encodes:
- the LOC144486431 gene encoding uncharacterized protein LOC144486431, with translation MEKPSKCGDCGRRYRSPSLLEAHRRSHIGERPFTCSQCGEGFARSSSLQIHQRVHTGERPFTCSQCGKGFTHSSHLRRHQRVHTEERPFTCSQCGKGFTQSSHLQIHQRVHTGERPFTCSQCGEGFTQSSQLQIQQRVHTGERPFTCSQCGKGFTQSSSLQAHQRVHTGERPFTCSQCGKGFTRLSNLRTHQRVHSGERPFTCPQCGKGFTQSFNLQAHQRVHTGEKPFTCSPCGKGFTLSSHLRRHQRVHTGERPFTCSQCGKGFTQSSHLQIHQRVHTGERPFTCSQCGEGFTQSSQLQIHQRVHTGERPFTCSQCGKGFTQSSSLLTHQRVHTGERPFTCPQCGKGFTRLSSLQIHQRVHTGERPFTCCQCGKGFCDSSRLLRHQRVHTVERPFTCSQCGKGFTRSSHLRIHQRVHTGERPFSCSVCEKRFSLSSHLLRHQQVHE